In bacterium, the following proteins share a genomic window:
- a CDS encoding galactokinase, with amino-acid sequence MKEKIKRKFIEIFGDGDIFNIKSPGRVNLIGEHTDYQGGYVLPIAINKYIYFCGRKRKDKKIKIYSFNYDDYLEVDILDIKFNKEKKWANYIFGVIKEFEKSKIDISGFEVAYGGNIPVGSGLSSSASVEIGTISILMKTFNIKIPDIQVINIARCAENNFVGVNCGIMDQFIIYLGKKDNAIFLNCNNLNYSYVPFKTGDYQLLLVDTKKERTLSNSVYNERVKEVGEVVNIIKKFVDIDNLGQVDFKILEKYKSLIGQTEYRRGKHIVEENERVKKSVELLKNGEIEKFGELLYSSHKSLKELYNVSCNELDFIVDFSKNFEGVAGSRLTGAGLGGCCIVLIKKIIIEEFKEKLESAYFEKFKIKPAFYDVLAVDGAKSSI; translated from the coding sequence ATGAAAGAAAAGATTAAAAGAAAATTTATAGAAATTTTTGGGGATGGTGATATTTTTAATATAAAATCACCAGGAAGAGTAAATTTAATAGGAGAACATACTGACTATCAGGGTGGTTATGTACTACCAATTGCAATAAATAAATACATATATTTTTGTGGAAGGAAAAGAAAAGATAAAAAAATTAAAATTTATTCTTTTAATTATGATGATTATTTAGAAGTTGATATTCTAGATATAAAATTTAATAAAGAAAAAAAATGGGCTAATTACATTTTTGGAGTAATAAAGGAATTTGAAAAAAGTAAAATTGACATTTCAGGTTTTGAAGTTGCTTATGGGGGTAATATTCCTGTTGGTAGTGGTTTGAGTTCTTCTGCTTCTGTTGAGATTGGAACAATTTCTATTTTGATGAAAACTTTCAATATAAAAATTCCCGATATTCAAGTTATAAACATTGCACGGTGTGCTGAAAATAATTTTGTTGGAGTGAATTGTGGAATTATGGACCAGTTTATTATTTATTTAGGGAAAAAGGATAATGCAATATTTCTTAATTGCAATAACTTAAATTATTCTTATGTTCCATTTAAAACAGGTGATTATCAATTACTTCTTGTTGATACAAAAAAAGAAAGAACACTTTCAAATTCTGTTTATAACGAAAGAGTAAAAGAAGTTGGAGAGGTTGTGAATATTATAAAAAAATTTGTAGATATTGATAATTTAGGTCAAGTTGATTTTAAAATACTTGAAAAATATAAAAGTTTAATTGGACAAACAGAATACAGGAGAGGTAAACATATTGTTGAAGAAAATGAAAGAGTTAAAAAAAGTGTTGAACTTTTGAAAAATGGAGAAATTGAGAAATTTGGTGAACTTCTTTATTCTTCTCATAAAAGTTTAAAAGAACTCTATAATGTAAGTTGCAATGAACTTGATTTTATAGTTGATTTTTCAAAAAATTTTGAAGGTGTTGCAGGAAGTAGATTAACAGGAGCAGGATTAGGAGGATGCTGTATTGTTTTGATTAAAAAAATAATTATAGAAGAATTCAAAGAAAAACTTGAAAGTGCCTATTTTGAGAAATTCAAGATAAAACCTGCTTTTTATGATGTTTTAGCAGTTGATGGTGCAAAGTCCTCAATTTAG
- a CDS encoding TIGR03986 family CRISPR-associated RAMP protein has translation MSAPYNFIPINKKVVSAPELPDDFNKFHKNRLSGYIDIKIKTITPLFIRGEGSEFFSINGKPKIPGSSLRGMIRTLIEIVSYSKFSFFDDKRLYYRAVGDPSSLGNTYRSKMIDFSSSNKIGIIISPKMKAGWLVKKNDKYYIRPAKTDSLGRQFYRINGNFITDKIFKVGPHVFNVFDYKKIWFEPPANKDYLKKTFPSKKEVQLEYNRVNNISLSSQNSYKEGCLIASGPLGNKKHYQWIINLPDNNEMELEEEVVSNYENDKQRDERINLLEMVKSPKYKEGIPCFYITDNGSSNKIIAFGHTGFFRLPYEKTIKDHIKQENTDKIDFAEAIFGKENAWATRVFFEDANILNENNYLLEETSPQILSEPKPTAFQHYLEQNSSSTPKDLKHWDDDDTDIRGYKLYWHRDNNNNWKGEIEFSKRAFEEFFKERQDIDEILNEETRGDITRDDKNDDKYKLNKFFDELDNSEFKKCLKEFALGCEKSHYTIITPVKKGIEFQGRIRFENLTEEELGALLFVLDLPTNCYHKLGMAKPLGLGSVKITPELFLIEREERYSSLFDEKGWKLCEEKEGNIQEYKKKFEDYIKKQIDSSQSSLWEEERLKLLKIMLDWNNTKIPGWLDKTRYMDLEEFKNRTVLEKPNETAP, from the coding sequence ATGAGTGCTCCATACAATTTCATTCCTATTAACAAAAAGGTTGTTTCTGCACCAGAATTACCTGATGATTTTAATAAATTTCATAAGAACAGATTATCAGGATACATAGACATAAAAATTAAAACAATAACACCACTATTTATAAGAGGTGAGGGCTCTGAATTTTTTTCAATTAATGGCAAACCCAAAATTCCGGGAAGTTCTTTAAGAGGAATGATAAGAACGCTAATTGAAATTGTCTCTTACAGCAAATTTTCCTTTTTTGATGACAAAAGATTATATTACCGTGCAGTTGGAGATCCAAGTAGTTTAGGAAATACATATCGGAGCAAAATGATTGATTTTTCATCTTCTAATAAAATAGGAATAATAATAAGTCCTAAAATGAAAGCAGGTTGGTTAGTCAAAAAAAATGACAAATATTATATACGACCAGCAAAAACCGATTCTCTTGGTAGGCAGTTTTATAGAATAAATGGAAATTTTATCACAGACAAAATTTTTAAAGTAGGTCCCCATGTGTTTAATGTATTTGACTACAAAAAAATCTGGTTTGAACCACCTGCTAACAAGGACTATCTTAAAAAAACATTTCCTAGTAAAAAAGAAGTACAATTAGAATATAATAGAGTGAATAATATTTCCTTATCGTCTCAAAATTCCTATAAAGAAGGATGCCTCATTGCTTCTGGTCCATTAGGGAATAAAAAACATTATCAATGGATTATAAATTTACCTGATAACAACGAGATGGAATTAGAGGAAGAGGTTGTATCAAATTACGAGAATGATAAACAACGAGATGAAAGGATAAATCTTCTTGAAATGGTAAAGAGTCCTAAATACAAAGAGGGGATACCTTGTTTTTATATTACTGATAATGGGTCCAGTAATAAAATAATAGCATTTGGGCATACGGGTTTTTTCCGTCTGCCATATGAAAAAACAATAAAAGACCATATAAAACAGGAAAATACAGACAAAATTGACTTTGCAGAGGCAATATTTGGGAAAGAAAATGCCTGGGCAACAAGGGTATTTTTTGAAGATGCCAATATCTTAAATGAAAATAATTACCTGCTTGAAGAGACATCTCCCCAGATTTTGTCAGAGCCAAAACCAACTGCCTTTCAACACTATTTAGAACAGAATAGTTCATCTACTCCCAAAGACTTAAAACACTGGGACGATGATGATACAGATATAAGGGGATACAAACTTTACTGGCACAGAGACAACAATAATAACTGGAAAGGAGAAATTGAGTTTAGCAAAAGGGCCTTTGAAGAATTTTTCAAGGAGAGACAGGATATAGATGAAATACTTAATGAAGAAACAAGGGGTGATATAACAAGAGATGATAAAAATGATGATAAGTACAAACTCAATAAATTTTTTGATGAACTTGATAACTCTGAATTCAAGAAATGCCTGAAGGAATTTGCCTTAGGATGCGAAAAAAGCCACTACACTATAATAACTCCTGTCAAAAAGGGTATTGAATTTCAAGGGAGGATAAGGTTTGAAAACCTTACAGAAGAAGAGTTGGGTGCACTTCTTTTTGTTCTTGACCTACCTACCAACTGCTATCATAAATTAGGGATGGCAAAACCACTGGGACTTGGTTCAGTTAAAATCACACCTGAACTTTTTTTAATAGAGAGAGAAGAAAGGTATAGTTCTCTTTTTGATGAGAAGGGATGGAAATTATGCGAAGAAAAAGAAGGTAATATACAAGAGTATAAAAAGAAATTTGAAGATTATATAAAGAAACAAATTGATTCAAGTCAAAGTTCTCTGTGGGAAGAAGAGAGGTTAAAACTTTTAAAAATAATGCTTGACTGGAATAATACAAAAATACCTGGCTGGCTTGATAAAACAAGGTATATGGATTTAGAAGAATTTAAGAATCGGACTGTATTGGAAAAACCTAATGAAACTGCTCCTTGA
- a CDS encoding DUF1887 domain-containing protein, whose product MIVLIIGTNPLPNYVVADYLKDKDRQFCLVYSEERCEINQSGTYKFAESIKEQLIKNGCREEQFQFLPLSNVSLVEDIRIDLQKLFSSQNFERIHLNYTGGTKVMAACLHEFIKEKFPYADFSYLDARTYKLLYDDRKIEPETGDMRTYVSLDISTLLSLHGYNIKEPVRYFMEKDFGKVLNILINLLNTGEINEFIEWKDEYLRKIFYDEDGNLIDTIKKFKENIEKESLSKIVGNFPTSLTPNIKEILNSFPDEKKIITNENTLWTPQPSDINKALENKTSVVDFLDGKWLEWYILDKVKNIEGITGYGCGLQANKPNTRNFELDVFLIKGYQLIGISVTTAGFRNKKIEKYLCKSKGFEVIHRTKQIGGDEAKSVLITGLDSNSALELEKDIQGITGSAEEHFKVFGKDDIKDIETKIKDFVGG is encoded by the coding sequence GTGATTGTTTTGATAATTGGAACAAATCCTTTACCTAATTATGTTGTAGCGGACTATTTAAAAGACAAAGATAGGCAGTTCTGTTTAGTTTATTCTGAGGAAAGATGTGAAATAAACCAATCTGGAACTTATAAATTCGCAGAATCTATTAAAGAACAATTGATAAAAAATGGATGCAGAGAAGAACAATTTCAATTTCTTCCCCTTTCTAATGTCTCATTAGTAGAAGATATCCGTATTGATTTACAAAAATTATTTTCATCCCAAAATTTTGAAAGAATTCATCTTAATTATACAGGTGGAACAAAAGTCATGGCAGCATGTCTGCACGAATTTATAAAGGAAAAATTCCCTTATGCTGATTTTAGTTATCTTGATGCAAGAACATATAAATTGCTTTATGATGATAGGAAAATTGAACCTGAAACAGGGGATATGAGAACTTATGTTTCTTTAGATATTAGTACACTCCTTTCTTTACATGGATATAATATAAAAGAACCTGTAAGATACTTTATGGAAAAAGATTTTGGAAAGGTACTTAATATCCTTATAAATCTTTTAAATACTGGAGAAATTAATGAATTTATAGAATGGAAAGATGAATATTTACGCAAGATTTTTTATGATGAAGATGGAAATTTAATAGATACAATTAAAAAATTTAAAGAAAATATTGAAAAAGAATCTCTTTCAAAAATAGTTGGGAATTTTCCAACAAGTTTAACCCCAAATATCAAGGAAATACTTAATTCATTTCCTGATGAGAAAAAAATTATTACAAATGAAAATACTCTTTGGACCCCCCAACCGTCAGATATTAACAAAGCACTTGAAAACAAAACCAGTGTAGTTGACTTTCTTGATGGGAAATGGCTTGAATGGTATATTTTGGATAAGGTGAAAAACATAGAAGGTATTACTGGTTATGGATGTGGTTTACAAGCAAATAAGCCCAATACCAGAAATTTTGAATTAGATGTTTTTCTTATAAAGGGCTACCAACTGATTGGTATATCTGTTACAACTGCTGGTTTCAGGAATAAAAAAATAGAAAAATATCTATGTAAATCAAAGGGATTTGAAGTAATACACAGGACAAAACAAATTGGTGGAGATGAAGCCAAATCTGTTCTAATTACTGGATTGGATTCTAATAGTGCTTTAGAACTTGAAAAAGATATCCAGGGAATTACTGGTTCTGCAGAAGAACATTTTAAGGTTTTTGGAAAAGATGACATAAAAGATATAGAGACAAAAATTAAAGATTTCGTAGGAGGATAA
- a CDS encoding FtsX-like permease family protein — MEKKIEKQLSLPFKHAFGMSIRNIKIRFGRAIIITMSILLGIAFLMSILTGNALTMSLIQNGPEEIRILLQKNIEEVKIRQVWLVSLSLLVCVVGIINSMLMSVTERSKEIGTMKCLGALDRFVMELFLLESSIHGILGSLLGSIVGIVVMTLVYLIQYKGLILKLFPFAVIGKYLLFSVILGTFLAVIGALYPAYVSAKMEPAEAMRREV, encoded by the coding sequence ATGGAAAAAAAGATTGAAAAACAATTATCTTTACCATTTAAACATGCTTTTGGAATGAGTATAAGAAATATAAAAATAAGATTTGGAAGAGCAATAATTATTACTATGTCTATACTTTTAGGAATTGCTTTTTTGATGTCTATTTTAACAGGCAATGCTTTAACAATGTCTTTAATTCAAAATGGACCTGAAGAAATAAGAATTCTTTTGCAAAAAAATATTGAAGAAGTTAAAATAAGGCAAGTATGGCTTGTATCTCTTTCACTTCTTGTCTGTGTGGTTGGAATTATAAATTCAATGCTTATGTCAGTTACAGAAAGGTCAAAAGAAATTGGAACAATGAAATGTTTAGGAGCACTTGATAGATTTGTTATGGAACTTTTTCTTTTAGAGTCATCAATTCACGGAATACTTGGGTCTTTACTCGGTAGTATAGTTGGGATAGTTGTAATGACACTTGTTTATCTTATACAATATAAAGGACTGATTTTAAAATTATTTCCATTTGCAGTAATAGGTAAATATCTCTTGTTTTCTGTCATTTTGGGAACATTTCTTGCAGTTATTGGTGCTTTATATCCTGCATATGTCTCTGCAAAAATGGAACCAGCAGAAGCAATGAGAAGAGAAGTTTAA
- a CDS encoding RAMP superfamily CRISPR-associated protein encodes MDKLTGKIIFTGDIITTSPIIIGTGKGELVDSEIMKGYDKNIPYIPASSFIGALRNYFYSEADLKDINKTQLDYFWGSENTNGKFFQSHFIIDDLILKNEPLITVRDGIKINNKGIAESGKKYEYEILEPGAEFSLYGEITIRDGFYKNLFLQVIKTIIEDLKNEKIYIGALTTKGFGRIKLKDEKIYQFNFPEDTNKWLEFRKSENWQTIEQKNQINKNWEEIKPLNKKSKKDIIIEATFSLKNSLIIGSYTGDSDKSHLKSKGSPILSGTSIKGTIRNRAVKIIKTLGGDEKFLDELFGWAEEKSDKEPIKSKVIFEESIIENVEEKEQKRIKIDRFTGGVIQHLLFESKPIWHKDERIKIRIKITDYCNWEVGLILLVLKDLWNEDLPIGGEKNIGRGVLRGIEAEINAGDKKITIRQEGENLEVSNEDKEELENYVNAFLKKIGVKNGQ; translated from the coding sequence ATGGATAAACTTACAGGCAAAATAATCTTTACAGGGGATATTATAACAACCTCACCAATTATTATAGGAACAGGTAAAGGAGAATTGGTTGATAGCGAAATTATGAAAGGTTATGACAAAAACATTCCCTATATTCCTGCAAGTTCATTTATTGGTGCATTAAGAAACTATTTTTATAGTGAAGCCGATTTAAAAGACATTAATAAAACACAACTTGATTACTTCTGGGGAAGTGAAAATACAAACGGCAAATTTTTTCAGAGCCATTTTATTATTGATGACCTTATATTAAAAAATGAACCTCTTATTACTGTAAGAGATGGAATAAAAATTAACAACAAAGGGATTGCAGAATCAGGCAAAAAATATGAATATGAGATATTGGAACCAGGTGCAGAATTTTCACTTTATGGAGAAATAACAATAAGAGATGGGTTTTACAAAAATCTCTTTCTTCAAGTCATAAAGACAATTATAGAAGACCTGAAAAATGAAAAAATTTATATTGGTGCTTTAACTACAAAGGGATTTGGAAGAATAAAACTTAAAGATGAAAAAATATATCAATTTAATTTCCCAGAAGATACAAATAAATGGTTGGAATTTAGAAAGTCAGAAAATTGGCAAACAATAGAACAAAAAAATCAAATTAATAAAAATTGGGAAGAAATCAAACCATTAAATAAAAAATCAAAAAAAGACATTATTATTGAAGCAACATTTTCTTTAAAAAATTCTCTGATTATTGGTTCATATACTGGAGATTCTGATAAATCGCATCTTAAATCAAAAGGAAGTCCTATCCTTTCCGGCACTTCAATCAAGGGAACTATAAGAAATAGGGCAGTCAAAATTATAAAAACACTTGGTGGTGATGAAAAATTTTTAGATGAACTATTTGGCTGGGCAGAAGAAAAATCTGATAAAGAACCAATAAAAAGTAAGGTAATATTTGAGGAAAGTATTATTGAAAATGTAGAAGAAAAAGAGCAGAAAAGGATAAAAATTGATAGGTTCACAGGTGGAGTTATTCAGCATCTATTATTTGAAAGCAAGCCAATATGGCATAAAGATGAAAGAATTAAAATAAGAATAAAAATAACTGACTACTGCAATTGGGAGGTAGGACTTATTCTTTTAGTATTAAAAGACCTGTGGAATGAGGACCTACCTATTGGTGGAGAAAAAAATATCGGCAGAGGTGTTTTAAGGGGTATTGAGGCAGAGATTAACGCAGGAGATAAAAAAATTACAATAAGACAGGAGGGTGAAAACCTTGAAGTATCTAATGAAGATAAAGAAGAACTTGAAAATTATGTAAATGCCTTTTTAAAAAAAATTGGAGTTAAAAATGGACAATGA
- a CDS encoding RAMP superfamily CRISPR-associated protein, which translates to MKLKIKTLSYTLVGSGEASVLIDSDIIFDDFGIPFIPAKRIKGLLKESATEIIEILGISNSNYLESIFGTGSNEGKTKFSNLFIKDYKNITELIKEARKDKNSRFVLSKENIIKYFTETRQQTAINEKGVAKPHSLRTYRVLKPFIEFEGTISDKDITDDEKSLLFLAVINLKRIGVRRNRGLGKIKCEIEGISIVDIDKEIKNLTSIPSQQNNTKEVSNELYSCQGKTGEIKKLPFTIKTLSPIIITKQTGDQNTVSTEEYIPGTLIRGILANKFIKKFNLGNDAHKDKVFRELFLDGKLTITPAYPSKEEKEFYPAPLSIHIKKAETLPTELPSENNIYNLFEEEPGEKTRPLGGFVDYNGNNIVKCAINKRFYFHNTRENRTAGHSVEGGIFYYESIDEGQEFKGYLIGDVSYLSFIKNCFEENKDCFGEKFTENIGRSKTAQYGEIEFSFGEPEEIEKINLTDTEFTLTAISPIILYNEYGFPEVSIERLKKYLEQYFSGGEIEIEEKAFANIDFSEGFMGIWKCKTQREISFKEGTSFKIKLKNSPELKKLSELERDGIGEKRELGFGRVKINWLTDKSQYKGVKYEEQLKKTGNTSATFNKILTSILMDILIENIKHEAIKEANTYQKKITNSLIGRIEKIVMDAKEIKDIEDKLKEMKDKPAGKELQKIKIWDNLKNIDIIEPIIQNFRTPYSSFIKGFPFDLNNNEKFELFKIYWLTFFRMARYLNKKGK; encoded by the coding sequence ATGAAACTAAAAATTAAAACATTGTCTTATACACTTGTTGGTTCAGGAGAAGCATCTGTACTTATAGACAGCGACATTATTTTTGATGATTTTGGAATACCATTTATTCCAGCAAAAAGAATTAAAGGACTATTAAAAGAAAGTGCAACAGAAATAATTGAAATACTTGGTATATCTAATAGCAACTATCTTGAATCAATTTTTGGGACAGGGTCTAATGAAGGAAAAACAAAATTTTCAAATCTTTTTATAAAGGACTATAAAAATATAACAGAACTGATAAAAGAAGCAAGGAAAGATAAAAATAGCAGATTTGTTTTATCAAAGGAAAACATAATTAAATACTTTACTGAAACAAGACAACAGACAGCCATAAATGAAAAAGGTGTAGCAAAGCCCCATTCATTAAGAACTTACAGGGTTCTAAAACCATTTATAGAATTTGAAGGGACAATCTCTGATAAAGACATAACAGATGATGAAAAGTCCCTCCTTTTCCTTGCAGTTATAAACCTGAAAAGAATAGGAGTGAGGAGAAACAGGGGACTTGGTAAAATAAAATGTGAGATAGAAGGAATTTCTATAGTAGATATTGATAAAGAAATTAAAAACTTAACATCTATTCCTTCACAACAAAATAATACAAAAGAAGTTTCTAATGAATTATATTCCTGTCAGGGCAAAACTGGTGAAATTAAAAAACTTCCATTTACTATAAAAACATTGTCTCCCATAATAATTACAAAGCAGACAGGAGACCAGAACACTGTTTCAACTGAGGAATATATACCAGGGACCCTCATTAGAGGTATCCTTGCAAATAAGTTTATAAAGAAATTTAATTTGGGAAATGATGCACATAAAGACAAGGTATTTCGTGAACTATTTCTTGATGGAAAACTCACCATAACACCTGCCTATCCTTCAAAAGAAGAAAAAGAGTTTTACCCTGCCCCTTTATCAATTCACATCAAAAAAGCAGAAACACTACCTACTGAATTACCTTCTGAAAACAATATATATAATCTATTTGAAGAAGAACCAGGAGAAAAAACCAGGCCATTAGGTGGTTTTGTTGATTATAATGGTAATAACATTGTTAAATGTGCAATCAACAAAAGATTTTATTTCCACAATACAAGAGAAAACAGAACTGCGGGTCATAGTGTTGAAGGAGGTATTTTTTATTATGAATCAATAGATGAAGGACAGGAATTCAAAGGATATTTAATAGGGGATGTATCTTACCTTTCTTTTATTAAGAATTGTTTTGAGGAGAATAAGGATTGTTTTGGGGAGAAATTTACTGAAAATATAGGTCGTTCAAAAACTGCCCAGTATGGAGAGATAGAATTTTCTTTTGGCGAACCTGAAGAAATTGAAAAAATAAATCTTACTGACACAGAATTTACCTTAACTGCTATTTCTCCTATCATACTATACAATGAATATGGTTTCCCGGAAGTTTCAATAGAAAGATTGAAGAAATATCTTGAACAATATTTTTCTGGTGGTGAAATAGAAATTGAAGAAAAAGCATTTGCAAATATTGATTTTTCTGAAGGATTTATGGGTATATGGAAATGTAAAACACAAAGAGAAATATCTTTTAAAGAAGGAACATCATTCAAAATAAAATTAAAAAATAGTCCTGAACTTAAAAAACTGTCAGAACTTGAAAGGGATGGTATTGGTGAAAAAAGAGAATTGGGATTTGGAAGAGTAAAGATAAACTGGCTGACTGATAAAAGCCAATATAAAGGTGTAAAGTATGAAGAACAATTAAAGAAAACAGGAAATACATCAGCAACATTTAACAAAATTCTTACCTCAATACTTATGGATATACTGATAGAAAACATAAAACACGAAGCAATTAAGGAAGCAAACACTTATCAAAAGAAAATAACGAATTCCTTAATAGGAAGAATAGAAAAAATAGTAATGGATGCAAAAGAAATAAAAGATATTGAAGATAAACTTAAAGAGATGAAGGATAAACCTGCTGGAAAAGAACTTCAAAAAATAAAAATATGGGACAATTTGAAAAATATAGACATTATTGAACCGATAATACAAAACTTCCGAACTCCTTATAGTAGTTTCATAAAGGGTTTCCCATTTGACCTTAATAATAATGAAAAGTTTGAACTCTTTAAGATATACTGGTTAACATTTTTTAGAATGGCAAGGTATCTAAACAAAAAAGGAAAGTAA
- a CDS encoding ABC transporter ATP-binding protein: MPKETIVRTIGLKKNYMLGRVKLEVLKGIDIEILKGEYISIMGPSGSGKTTLFNMIGGLDKPTEGKVYIDEVDVAQLDAYELAWLRCRKIGYIFQTFNLIPVMSALENVLLPMIFAGMTTDDAREKAKNLLETVGLGDRLHHKPFELSGGQQQRVAVARALANDPAIVLADEPTGNLDLKTGKEIINLLREMNREKQVSIITATHDLKMLDVSDRVIWLRDGIIERVEDRENINIKVGEVEGEEI, from the coding sequence ATGCCAAAAGAAACAATAGTTAGAACAATCGGGTTGAAGAAAAATTATATGTTAGGAAGGGTAAAACTTGAGGTCTTAAAAGGGATAGACATTGAAATTTTAAAAGGTGAATATATCTCAATTATGGGACCATCTGGAAGTGGTAAAACAACTCTTTTTAATATGATTGGTGGACTTGATAAACCAACAGAAGGGAAAGTTTATATTGATGAAGTTGATGTTGCTCAATTAGATGCTTATGAACTTGCCTGGTTAAGATGCAGAAAAATTGGATATATTTTCCAGACATTTAATTTAATACCTGTGATGAGTGCTTTAGAAAATGTCCTTTTGCCAATGATTTTTGCAGGGATGACAACTGATGATGCAAGAGAAAAAGCAAAGAATTTACTTGAAACTGTTGGACTTGGAGATAGATTACATCATAAACCATTTGAACTTTCAGGAGGTCAACAACAGAGAGTAGCAGTTGCAAGAGCACTTGCAAATGACCCTGCTATAGTTCTCGCAGATGAGCCAACTGGAAATCTTGACTTGAAAACTGGAAAGGAAATTATAAATTTATTAAGAGAAATGAACAGAGAAAAACAGGTCAGTATTATTACTGCAACTCATGATTTAAAGATGTTAGATGTTTCAGATAGGGTTATATGGTTAAGAGATGGAATAATTGAAAGAGTTGAAGATAGAGAAAACATTAATATTAAAGTAGGAGAAGTTGAAGGAGAGGAAATATAA
- the csx19 gene encoding CRISPR-associated protein Csx19 encodes MDNEIGCIKKIKSIVELPDDKIDILNNIENFIKNNISDGYIVVWLNYAIFIGKIEKNFIFHNGKTPDFSHLLQLRAFNKDKEIFIWRSSSNTYKCRIRIDNEGENTEVIDAQQVIWGTKSKNLQDGFSEIYEDRGIKLIVPFNNLKLNNNRRLMLKTRNYIRHNEIGQAGFFDSRFVDIYPINK; translated from the coding sequence ATGGACAATGAAATAGGTTGTATAAAAAAAATTAAAAGTATAGTAGAACTACCTGATGATAAGATAGATATCCTTAATAATATAGAGAATTTTATTAAAAATAACATTTCTGATGGATATATTGTGGTCTGGCTAAATTATGCTATTTTTATTGGGAAAATTGAAAAAAATTTTATTTTTCATAATGGAAAGACACCTGACTTTTCGCATCTTCTTCAATTGCGTGCCTTCAATAAAGATAAAGAAATATTCATATGGAGGTCATCCTCTAATACTTATAAATGCAGAATAAGAATAGATAATGAAGGTGAAAATACAGAAGTAATTGATGCACAACAAGTAATATGGGGAACAAAGTCAAAAAATTTACAGGATGGCTTTAGTGAGATTTATGAAGATAGAGGTATAAAACTTATTGTTCCTTTTAATAACCTTAAATTGAATAATAATAGACGTCTTATGCTTAAAACAAGAAACTATATAAGACATAATGAAATAGGACAGGCAGGATTTTTTGACAGCAGATTTGTAGATATCTACCCTATTAATAAGTGA